ATCTTTTCAGTGTTGGTTGCGGCTGCGGTACTCATGGTCGGCCTCCGGCAAAGATCGATGCGGGATGAATTGCGCCGCAAGTAAACAAAAAAATACCAGCGGCGCAAGCGCCGGCGCCGTGAAAATTCCGCAGCGGGTTAAGGCATTTTGGCGAGGCCGGCAGTCTAATCACCTGCATTTGCCACCACCGGAATGCCGGCGGGGCTTTCACCTTGATCTTCACGCAGTGACTTTAAGGCAAGGAGAGTTTCTCATGAGCAAATCACGAAGATACTCGAGTCTGATTTTCTTATTCATCGGGATCGTGATCGGCAGCCTGGCTTTTTCCAACTTCCACGAAGGGCCGCAGGCCCGAGCCTCCAGCACCGAAGCACCGGCCGGGCGGGCGACCGTGCCGCCCGCGCGCGATAAGGTCATCACCTCATTGCGCGATTTGAACAACGCGTTCGTCGATATCGCCGCCACCGTGAATCCCACCGTGGTCACCGTGTTTACCGAAAAGGTGTACCGTTTGCGCGGGCAAAGCCCGTTTGCTGCGCCCTTCTTCTTTGATCCCTTTGGCGATTTCTTTGGTGAAAATTCGCCCTTCGGCGGCCGGCGCCGCGAACGCAATGCGCCCGAGCAGCAGTTTCGCCAGCAGGGTTTGGGCTCGGGCGTGATCGTGGGTGCGGACGGCTATGTCCTGACCAACAACCATGTCATTGCCGAGGCCGACAGCATCAACATCCGCACGATTGACGGCCGCACCCTGCCGGCGAAAGTGATCGGCGCCGATCCCAAGACCGACATTGCCGTGCTGCGAGTGAATGCGAAGAATCTGCCCGCCATCCGCCTGGGCGACAGCGAGAAGCTGCGCGTCGGTGAATGGGTGCTCGCGATCGGCAGCCCGCTGAGCGCCAATCTCGCCAGTACGGTCACGCAGGGCATTGTGAGCGCCAAGGGCCGTTCCAACGTTGGGCTGGCGCAATACGAGGATTTCATTCAGACCGATGCTGCGATCAATCCGGGCAATTCCGGCGGCGCGCTGATCAACCTCGACGGCGAGTTGGTCGGCATCAACACCGCGATCGCCTCGCGCAGCGGAGGCTTTCAAGGGATTGGTTTCGCGGTACCGATCAACATGGCGCGCAGCGTGATGGAATCGCTGATCCAGCACGGCAAGGTGATCCGCGGCTGGCTGGGCGTCAGCATTCAAAGCGTGGATGAAGCGCTGGCCAAAGGCCTGAATTTGGACAAGCCGGAGGGCGTGATCGTCAGCGAAGTGGTGGAAGGCAGCCCGGCCGAGCGGGCGGGTTTGCGGCCCGAAGACGTCATTCTCGCTCTGAACGGCCGCAAGGTGAAGGACAACAGCCAACTGAGCGCGGACATCGCGGCGCTGGCGCCCGGCACACAGGTGACGCTGAGTGTGCGGCGTGACAATCGCATGCGGGAAGTAACGGTGACGTTGGGCGAACAGCCCGCGAATTTGGGCGAGCGTGGCAGCACGCGCTCACAAGAGGAATTGCTGGGCTTCACGGTCGAAACCCTCAACAGTCGTCTGGCGGAGCGCTACAACCTCGACAACCGCCGCCGCGGAGTGGTGGTGACGGACATCGCTGCCGGCAGTTCAGCCTACCGCGCCGGCCTGCGCGAGGGTGATCTCATCCTTAAAGCCAATCGCCGCGCCGTGCAAAATGTGACGGAATTTCAGGAGGTGTTAAGCGATGCCAAAAAAGGCGACACCGTGCTTCTGCAAATCGCACGGGATGCCGGTACGCAGTTCCTGGCGTTTGAATTGTGATCCCCTTGCCTGCAGCGTGTGTTTTGATATGTGATTCCAGTACGCCGGACCCGCCTGCACCAGCGGGTCCGGCGTCTTGTGCGGCATTGAATTCCCGCTTGGCCCTTGTCCGCCAGTGGGGGAGTATGATATGAAAAGGCTTGGTACCAAAAAATCCCCAAACCGTCTCCACCGTCTTCGCCTCTGTCGTAAGCTTGTCCCGGGGTAGGAAGGCTCGGCCAGTGTGTTACATCTGGCCGGATCGTCCAGGCAATGAAATCAGGCAACGTGTCCAGCAGTGCGCTGTGAGACCACCTTACTCTGCAATTCTCAAACCACCGCTTTCTTGATTATTCAAGCAGGAGTAGTCAACCAAATCGTTCCAGGGATGATCGTCTTTCTCTTTTGCTTCCCGTGAAAGGAGCACCGCATGCTGATGCGAAGAATTGCTGAGGCGGACAATTTTGTCGTGCGAACGTCCGATCTCAACGAATCACATTCTGGAACAATGACGAGCCTGGCACAACTGATTTCACCCCAACAACGGCAACGCTTTGTGAAGCAGGTATTCGGCGGCGACCCGGCGGCCTATGATCAGCTCATGCTCGAGTTGGACTCGGCATCCGACTGGCCGCAGGCGCATCGGTTGATCCGGCGGCATTTCCGCAAGCATCAAATCAATCCTTACCTCAAGGAGGCCGCTTCCCTTTCAAATCTCATCTACAAGCGCTACTATCCGCACGACGTGTACGTGTGAGCGCTGGCGCCGCATGGTCATTCCCTTCACCAATGTGAACAACCCCGCTTGTCATCGCTGGCAGAACAGCCCGCGAAGACTGGCGGGGTTTTCTTTTGCTGCTGTTGGTTGCCGCCGGCGTCCTGAACGGCGTAAAACTTCGTCGCCACGATGAAGCCGGTAAATTTCGGGATTCGTGCTTGAAATTTGTAAAAGATCTATTATCCTGATCCC
The window above is part of the bacterium genome. Proteins encoded here:
- a CDS encoding DegQ family serine endoprotease: MSKSRRYSSLIFLFIGIVIGSLAFSNFHEGPQARASSTEAPAGRATVPPARDKVITSLRDLNNAFVDIAATVNPTVVTVFTEKVYRLRGQSPFAAPFFFDPFGDFFGENSPFGGRRRERNAPEQQFRQQGLGSGVIVGADGYVLTNNHVIAEADSINIRTIDGRTLPAKVIGADPKTDIAVLRVNAKNLPAIRLGDSEKLRVGEWVLAIGSPLSANLASTVTQGIVSAKGRSNVGLAQYEDFIQTDAAINPGNSGGALINLDGELVGINTAIASRSGGFQGIGFAVPINMARSVMESLIQHGKVIRGWLGVSIQSVDEALAKGLNLDKPEGVIVSEVVEGSPAERAGLRPEDVILALNGRKVKDNSQLSADIAALAPGTQVTLSVRRDNRMREVTVTLGEQPANLGERGSTRSQEELLGFTVETLNSRLAERYNLDNRRRGVVVTDIAAGSSAYRAGLREGDLILKANRRAVQNVTEFQEVLSDAKKGDTVLLQIARDAGTQFLAFEL